Proteins found in one Microbacterium sp. LWS13-1.2 genomic segment:
- a CDS encoding Fe-Mn family superoxide dismutase, which yields MAKYTLPDLPYDYAALEPHISGKIMELHHSKHHQAYVTGANTALEQLAEARETGNLANVNKLEKDLAFNLGGHVNHSIFWTNLSPEGGGEPEGELRAAIDEFFGGFDKFQAHFTAAATGIQGSGWAVLSWDPIGEQLIIQQLFDQQSNTAQGTIPVFQLDMWEHAFYLDYLNVKADYVKAVWNIANWQNVAQRLDAARQKTSGLLVLS from the coding sequence ATGGCGAAGTACACCTTGCCCGACCTCCCTTACGACTACGCCGCCCTCGAGCCGCACATCAGCGGCAAGATCATGGAGCTGCACCACAGCAAGCACCACCAGGCGTACGTCACCGGCGCGAACACCGCGCTGGAGCAGCTGGCCGAGGCGCGTGAGACCGGCAACCTGGCCAACGTGAACAAGCTCGAGAAGGACCTCGCGTTCAACCTCGGCGGTCACGTCAACCACTCGATCTTCTGGACCAACCTGTCGCCCGAGGGCGGCGGAGAGCCCGAGGGCGAGCTGCGCGCCGCGATCGACGAGTTCTTCGGCGGCTTCGACAAGTTCCAGGCGCACTTCACCGCCGCCGCGACCGGCATTCAGGGCTCCGGCTGGGCCGTCCTCAGCTGGGACCCGATCGGCGAGCAGCTCATCATCCAGCAGCTGTTCGACCAGCAGAGCAATACCGCACAGGGCACGATCCCGGTGTTCCAGCTCGACATGTGGGAGCACGCCTTCTACCTCGACTACCTCAACGTCAAGGCCGACTACGTGAAGGCTGTCTGGAACATCGCGAACTGGCAGAACGTGGCGCAGCGCCTCGACGCCGCCCGCCAGAAGACCTCGGGCCTGCTGGTACTGTCATAA
- the whiA gene encoding DNA-binding protein WhiA, protein MSLTADVKAELITVRDPRPTARVAELTSLLRFSGGLHSIANRVAVEAELDSDILARRTARDLVELYGVRPELVHVQGSGARTGSHYAVRVIEGGETLARQTGLLDQRRRPVRGLPNKLTTGSRGDLAAIWRGAFLAAGTLTDPGRSAALEITCPSSEAAMALVGAAHRLGIAGKAREVRGIPRVVVREGEAIRAALAAMGAMRAAADWDQMRQRREVRAGVNRLVNFDDANLRRSAQAAVAACARVERALAILGDEVPEHLRQAGDLRLAHRDASLDELGHHADPPLTKDAVAGRIRRLLAMADKKAEAEGLPGTESAVPAGIED, encoded by the coding sequence GTGTCGCTGACCGCTGACGTGAAGGCCGAGCTGATCACCGTGCGAGACCCGCGCCCGACCGCACGGGTCGCCGAGCTCACGTCGCTGCTGCGATTCTCGGGCGGCCTGCACTCGATCGCGAACCGCGTCGCGGTCGAGGCCGAACTCGATTCCGACATCCTCGCCCGGCGCACCGCGCGCGACCTCGTCGAGCTTTACGGCGTGCGCCCGGAACTCGTGCACGTGCAGGGCTCCGGTGCCCGCACGGGCAGCCACTACGCGGTGCGCGTGATCGAGGGCGGCGAGACCCTCGCCCGCCAGACCGGCCTCCTCGACCAGCGGCGCCGTCCCGTGCGCGGGCTTCCCAACAAGCTCACGACGGGCTCACGCGGGGATCTCGCCGCGATCTGGCGCGGCGCGTTCCTGGCGGCCGGAACGCTCACCGACCCGGGTCGCTCCGCCGCGCTGGAGATCACCTGCCCGTCCTCCGAGGCCGCGATGGCCCTGGTGGGCGCCGCGCACCGTCTCGGCATCGCCGGCAAGGCCCGCGAGGTGCGCGGCATCCCGCGCGTCGTCGTGCGCGAGGGTGAGGCGATCCGCGCGGCCCTGGCCGCGATGGGCGCCATGCGCGCGGCGGCCGACTGGGACCAGATGCGTCAGCGCCGCGAGGTGCGTGCGGGCGTCAACCGGCTCGTGAACTTCGATGACGCGAACCTCCGTCGCTCGGCGCAGGCCGCCGTCGCCGCCTGCGCGCGCGTCGAGCGTGCGCTCGCGATCCTCGGCGACGAGGTGCCCGAGCACCTCCGCCAGGCCGGTGACCTGCGTCTCGCGCACCGCGATGCGAGCCTCGACGAACTGGGCCATCACGCCGACCCGCCGCTGACCAAGGACGCGGTCGCCGGTCGCATCCGTCGCCTCCTCGCGATGGCCGACAAGAAGGCCGAGGCCGAGGGTCTGCCCGGCACCGAGTCGGCCGTCCCCGCCGGCATCGAGGACTGA
- the rapZ gene encoding RNase adapter RapZ, translated as MGEATRHDVGEVLIVTGMSGAGRSTAANSLEDLDWYVVDNLPPQMLKPLLDLTELAGGVLPRVAVVVDVRGRDLFSDLPDAMRALRERRQIRVMFLDASDDVLVRRFEAVRRPHPLQGEGTILDGIRRERARLAAVREGADVIIDTSSYNIHQLATKVADLFTEEGSARHTLTLQSFGFKYGLPPDADLVADMRFLPNPFWDERLRPFTGEDAEVREYVLAQTGAAEFLEAYSAALRPVLEGYQRENKSHSVVAVGCTGGKHRSVVMVRELAERLAAVPGVAVRVTHRDLGRE; from the coding sequence ATGGGCGAGGCGACGCGTCACGACGTCGGAGAAGTGCTGATCGTCACGGGCATGTCGGGCGCCGGAAGATCGACCGCGGCGAACTCGCTGGAGGACCTCGACTGGTACGTGGTCGACAATCTGCCGCCGCAGATGCTGAAGCCGCTCCTCGACCTCACCGAGCTCGCCGGGGGAGTGCTGCCGAGGGTCGCCGTCGTCGTCGACGTGCGTGGCCGCGACCTCTTCTCCGACCTTCCCGATGCGATGCGGGCGCTTCGCGAGCGCCGGCAGATCCGGGTCATGTTCCTCGACGCCTCCGACGATGTGCTCGTGCGCCGGTTCGAGGCGGTGCGGCGCCCGCACCCGCTGCAGGGCGAGGGGACCATCCTCGACGGCATCCGCCGGGAGCGTGCGCGTCTCGCGGCCGTCCGCGAGGGTGCCGACGTCATCATCGACACGTCGTCGTACAACATCCACCAGCTCGCCACCAAGGTCGCCGATCTCTTCACCGAGGAGGGGTCCGCGCGGCACACGCTCACCCTGCAGAGCTTCGGCTTCAAGTACGGGCTGCCGCCCGACGCCGACCTCGTGGCCGACATGCGATTCCTGCCGAACCCGTTCTGGGACGAGCGGCTCCGCCCGTTCACCGGCGAGGACGCCGAGGTGCGCGAGTACGTGCTGGCCCAGACCGGCGCGGCCGAGTTCCTGGAGGCGTACAGCGCGGCGCTGCGCCCGGTGCTCGAGGGGTATCAGCGCGAGAACAAGAGCCACTCGGTCGTCGCCGTGGGCTGCACCGGCGGCAAGCACCGCTCGGTGGTGATGGTCCGCGAGCTCGCGGAGCGCCTCGCGGCGGTGCCCGGCGTGGCGGTCCGTGTGACGCATCGCGACCTCGGTCGGGAGTGA
- the uvrC gene encoding excinuclease ABC subunit UvrC, translating into MARSAPTVPYKPNPGEIPTNPGVYRFRDRDGRVLYVGKAKNLRARLSNYFAPLHTLHERTRRMVTTAASVEWTVVATDVDSLQLEYQWIKEFDPPFNVRYKDDKSYPFMAITLADEAPRVIVTRNRRIPGAKYFGPYPKVWAVHDTIDLMIKVFPIRTCSDSSYKKAMASGRPCFPGQIGRCGGPCSMKVTIEEHRAIVDDFIAFMSGGDQRFTKQLTARMREASAAMDYEAAAVYRDRLHSIDAVLNKSALVLAADTDADLFGIAEDELAATVQHFVIRGGRVRGVRATTIEKEIDISDGDLVDQVIQRTYGNAAGADIPKQVLVPSMPDDAADLEEWLRARRGKGVTIQVAQRGRKADLMRTATLNAQQALMLHKTRRTSDYVARSQALTDLQEALDLAEAPLRIECFDVSHLSGTNVVASMVVFEDGLPRKDQYRSFGVAETTDDTDSLYQVLTRRLAYLDRPEENDTPLVPDVTSDETVVTERRRPRFAYRPQLLVVDGGKPQVEAAARALRDAGHEEIALCGIAKRLEEVWLPGEEYPVILPRTSEALYLLQRLRDEAHRFAITHQRKRRRRDIQSVLAEVPGLGEARIKALLRHFGSVSALRKATPEEIAELPGVGPKLAAAIHSHLAEPAPVTSG; encoded by the coding sequence ATGGCGCGCTCCGCTCCCACCGTCCCGTACAAGCCGAACCCGGGCGAGATCCCCACCAATCCGGGGGTGTACCGGTTCCGCGACCGGGACGGGCGCGTGCTGTACGTCGGCAAGGCGAAGAACCTCCGCGCGCGCCTGTCGAACTACTTCGCTCCGCTGCACACGCTGCACGAGCGCACCCGTCGCATGGTGACGACGGCGGCGTCCGTGGAGTGGACCGTGGTCGCGACCGACGTCGACTCGCTGCAGCTCGAGTACCAGTGGATCAAGGAGTTCGATCCGCCGTTCAACGTCCGCTACAAGGACGACAAATCGTACCCGTTCATGGCGATCACGCTCGCCGACGAGGCGCCGCGGGTGATCGTGACGCGCAACCGCCGCATCCCGGGCGCCAAGTACTTCGGCCCGTACCCCAAGGTGTGGGCGGTGCACGACACGATCGACCTGATGATCAAGGTCTTCCCGATCCGCACCTGCAGCGACTCGTCGTACAAGAAGGCCATGGCGAGCGGCCGTCCGTGCTTCCCGGGCCAGATCGGGCGCTGCGGCGGACCGTGCTCGATGAAGGTCACGATCGAGGAGCACCGCGCGATCGTCGACGACTTCATCGCCTTCATGTCCGGCGGCGACCAGCGCTTCACGAAGCAGCTGACGGCGCGCATGCGCGAGGCCTCGGCGGCCATGGACTACGAGGCCGCCGCCGTCTACCGCGACCGCCTCCACTCCATCGACGCGGTGCTGAACAAGAGCGCGCTCGTGCTCGCCGCCGACACCGACGCCGACCTGTTCGGCATCGCCGAGGACGAGCTGGCCGCCACGGTGCAGCACTTCGTGATCCGCGGTGGCCGCGTGCGCGGTGTGCGCGCGACGACGATCGAGAAGGAGATCGACATCTCCGACGGCGATCTCGTCGACCAGGTCATCCAGCGCACCTACGGCAACGCGGCGGGTGCCGACATCCCGAAGCAGGTGCTCGTGCCCTCGATGCCGGACGACGCGGCCGACCTCGAGGAGTGGCTGCGCGCCCGGCGGGGCAAGGGCGTGACGATCCAGGTGGCGCAGCGCGGCCGCAAGGCCGATCTCATGCGCACCGCCACGCTGAACGCCCAGCAGGCGCTGATGCTCCACAAGACCCGGCGCACCAGCGACTACGTCGCCCGCAGCCAGGCGCTCACCGACCTGCAGGAAGCGCTCGACCTCGCCGAGGCGCCGCTGCGCATCGAGTGCTTCGACGTGTCGCACCTGAGCGGCACCAACGTGGTGGCCTCGATGGTCGTCTTCGAGGACGGACTGCCGCGCAAGGATCAGTACCGCTCGTTCGGCGTCGCCGAGACCACGGACGACACCGACTCGCTCTACCAGGTGCTCACACGGCGCCTCGCCTACCTGGACCGCCCGGAGGAGAACGACACGCCGCTCGTGCCCGACGTGACCTCCGACGAGACCGTCGTCACCGAGCGGCGGCGCCCGCGCTTCGCCTACCGGCCGCAGCTGCTGGTGGTCGACGGCGGCAAGCCGCAGGTGGAAGCGGCGGCCCGCGCACTCCGTGATGCGGGCCACGAGGAGATCGCGTTGTGCGGCATCGCCAAGCGCCTCGAAGAGGTGTGGCTGCCGGGGGAGGAGTACCCGGTCATCCTGCCCCGCACCTCCGAGGCGCTCTACCTGCTGCAGCGTCTGCGCGACGAGGCCCACCGCTTCGCGATCACCCACCAGCGCAAGCGGCGGCGCCGCGACATCCAGAGCGTGCTGGCCGAGGTGCCGGGTCTCGGCGAGGCCCGCATCAAGGCGCTGCTGCGTCACTTCGGATCGGTGTCGGCGCTGCGCAAGGCGACCCCCGAAGAGATCGCCGAGCTCCCGGGCGTCGGCCCGAAGCTCGCCGCGGCGATTCACTCGCACCTCGCGGAGCCCGCGCCCGTCACCAGTGGGTAG